The DNA window GCCTCAGGAGGAATGAATCCGATGACTACAAATGACTCTAGCCTCAGGGTCTCTGCCAGTCAGAGGGTATTTGTGGCACAAGAGTCTTGCTCTCCAGGTACCTTCCTCTCACCCCATGCTTAGAATTtttatatcttaattttttttccttctaatgctTCTTTTAGTACAACCCTATCCCCCCTGATCTGCTCCCCCAAGAATCACTGACCATCTTCCTTGCCATATCCCCTCAGAGACCTTCTACTTCTGCTGCCAATCCTCCTGGTGCCAATAACTTGTTTTTCTATCAGCATTCACATCTCTCAAGCTGGGAATGTTACTCTTTCCCATCATTGACTTTCTTTTGGTCCTTAACAACTATTCACCAGCCTCCCTTCCCTTTAACTCTACTGGCTTCCTTAAAGACATCTGCTCTTGGCCGGAGTCCCCTTCCTGACCTTTTCCATTTACTCTGTGAACatgcaaatacatacacacattctctGTGGATTCCCTGATGCACATATGTCTagacatatatgtgcacacacacatatttctgtgtatatgctatatatccatatgtatatattctacaCACTTATCTTCATAACTCCATCAGAGCTTGGGATCCTTCAGGGCAGAGGCTgtaattgcctttctttgtatccccagacctaAGCACAATGCAGTGACCACTCTCCCCACCCACCATGCAAGTGGCAGGGGTCTTGTCGGCCACACGATCCCCTTTTGCACGGTTCTCACCGCCTCCCTCCAGTTCTCCGGGAGCCCGCTGACCAcgcctccctctcccctccgCCTGTCCTTGACCAGCTCGCCCCCGCCCCGCAAGCTGACCTCTCCCCGCGCGTTAGCCTCGTCCACGAGGCGCACGAAGCGGTCGATCTGCTCAGGCGCTGGCGGGCAGAAGTCGGGGATGCGGAGCCGGTGCACGGTGAGGCCCGGGCAGGTGTCACTGTGGGGAGGCCAGCGCTCCGTCAGGGACACCAGGTGCCGCACTCCCTGAGTCCACAGGAACTGGTAGTGGGAGGGGAGCCGGGGCAGTGCCAGCCCCGCCAGGCGTCCCGGGAGCACCCACGAGAAGTTGGGGGGCTCGGAGCCCATAGCTGTAAGGGAGCAGGGGACACCAGGATCACTTGGAGCTGAGGGACAGCCGCCCGGTCCCACCTCTCCGGCCCCGCCCTACCTCATGCCCTCCACCCTCCCCGTGGGCACCTGCACTCCTCTGGGGGGGGTCCTCCACAGCTTCCGGGGAAGTGCCGAAGTCGAGCAGGCCACGCCTCTCATCCCGGGGATTGGCTGATCATCGGGGGTGGGGCTGAGCCAGATGCCGGAactctttgttacaaggaacCGGGTATCCCGAAAGGGCAGGCAAATGCAAATTTATTGGCTGACTCGCCAAGAATGGGCGGGATGATTAGAACGGCTCACTTGGTGACTGGTGAAACCTCTCTATCAGCTGAGTAGGTTGGTAGAGGAAGCCAAGGAGTTTACTCAAAGAGAGAAAAACTCTCCGAGAATTTGGGCTCTGCTGCCTCCTAGCCGCGGCTCTGCGATAATTCACCACTTGTCGCCTACCCCTGTGTTTCCCTTTTAGGTcttttcctgcatcattctcttcttttccttttcattggatTTTTCTTAAACCCCTGCTGCGTGCCTAGCCTTGAGTAAGGCACTGGGGAAGATTCAACGACGAAATAACTGGCTGCAAAAGGACAGGCTTTCAGTGTGTACTCAGCCGTGGTCAGAACGCATCTGTAATAGTGTCTCCTGGGcgccatgttttaggaaggatatttaTTAGCCCCCATGGTGAAGGGCTGTGACGTCATGCCCTATGGGGGATTGAGGACTGGAATTATCTAAAGTATGCTTGACCCCTGGGAGGGCAGAAATAGGagatgcaaagaagcaaatttaggtgATTTAAGGGGAAAACATTACAGAAAGTGGGGTTTCCCCTGGcctgaggtcttcaagcaaaggcagaATAACTCTTGTGGGGTATGACGTGAAGAGAATTCTAATTCATCTTGGACTCAATATCCCTCAAGATTCCTTCcatctcagattctgtgattgtgTGACTCAGACCCTGTCCTCATAGAGCTAGCAGGAGAATATGACTCATACACAAGTAACTCCAACGGAATATTAATCGTGACAAATGcataagaaagataaaaaaaggaGGGTGGGGAGTACTAATTAACTAATTCAGCTATACGTTGTCCTCTCTTGTTCCCTTGTCTTTTGTCTGTTATGCTCAaaccttctccctcctttcataCTTCTTTATTactactgtcaagggcaccaccattctcagtcatccaggctcacaatctaggtgtcatcctcgccttctcactctttctcacccccatttccaatctgttgctaaaaCCTGTCGATTTTACTTTCCTAACATCTCTAttatatgtccccttctttcttctgacactgcctCCACCCTGCTACAGGTCCTGATCACGTTACCCTGGGACTACTGGTTGCTCTCTCTGCCCCCACAAGACCCTTCCCATTCCAGTCCATTTTCCACCttgctgtcaaactgatcttcctaaagtgcaggtccttcctcctcccattgaCTCCCTATCATCTCAGAATCAATGATAAAATCCTCTgactttcaaagtcctttataacctggctctttcctacctttacagtctttttacaccttattcCTTAGGGTGTatagggtgttcagggaggactaataCCTGTGGTGTGAGGGTTTTCTGAGCTCTTTTCAGGCTGcccatttattttttggtgttcACCTAACtttcacttgtggctccaagaagctgtagcatgtataGTGGCCACaacctggtaaaaccatcttggcagacaggctaaatgaTGTTGAGAGTAAGGAACAGGTATCATACCCATTGGTGAATTCTGGGGATTTCTACACCAAGCATGTGAAGTGGattgggcagatgagaacaatttgttacaaTGGTCATGAATATGCCTGAAGCAGACACTGTGGAGCatttagagtttggtcagacatcaaagacaccaagatcatctccagtcatcctgatttttgtcttgccactggatttcaatgactctggaagagtgaggctgataactttgctcAACtctcctcatttaaatccaatatGTGAGCAAGTtaagatatcaccccatgatgccactggtcctctaagaaaacaaaggatgaaacaaCACCTTATTCCCCTTTGTACTCTGCAATCTGGTCATTGATgtttccatctcccaactctgcatccattttcactgactgttccccatgcttggaatcccttccctcctcatctctgcttcctggcttttctGGACTCTTTTAAGTCTCAACCGAAATCTTTGTGTTTGAAGaagcctttccccttcttccttaaTGCCAATGGCTTCtccctgagattatctccaatttaccttgtatatttcttgtttgtgtgtagtagtttgcatgttgtctgtaGTATCTGATTGTACATTTCTTGACAGCAGAAAATAGTATTGCCTCTCCCCCTGCCttttttgtaaccccagagcTTAGTATAGTGTGTGGCatatattgtttttcagttgtgtctgactcttcatgaccctgtggaccataatgtccatggagttttcttggcaaagatactgaggtagtttgtcatttccatctccagtggattaagacaaacagaggttaaaagacttacccagggtcacttatatataaatatttttggctgTCATTGAatttaagttttcctgactccaggcccagtgttctacccactgagcATCTAGCTACcttttctggcacatagtaggtgcttaaatgcttgttgacctcaCCTAACTGTTGTTTCCCAATGACTCCTCATTTACCTTCCCAGCTCCAAAGcaacaatgaaataaattaaaattaaaaaacgtTGGCTACACCTAACAACATATTCCTCATTCTGTACCTATAGTCCACTACCCATCTGCTGGAATGTGCTTCATTATCAACTCCCTAAAGTTACTATTGATCATTGCACTTATCAAGAGTCCTGCTTCATTTCAATGGAACATGAAAATTACCTTATTATTGTcatcatataaattattctcttagttctgcttattttattggCTATCTGTTGCTGGAGGTCTTCCTGTATTTCTTGGAGTTCTTCTTATTTGTTGCATCTTCCAATGCAATAATATTCTactacattcacataccacaatttattcaataaTTCCCCAAACAATAGGCACTcactttgtttctacttttgtttcactttgttttgctttggatGGACTGCCACCAAAGTGCTcctatgcatatttatataggGTTTATTTCCATCGatctttgatctccttgaggCATATGTTCAATAGTGGTATCACTAGGTCAGTGGGTACATACTGTTAATTGACTTTTCtagtttagttccaaattgttttctagaatggatggatcaattcacagttccaccagcagtgcattagtatgCCTGTATTTCTAGACCAGAGCCAAGTTTTGAAATCTGGTAAAACTCCAAGGCTACTTCAGACCCTCATAACACCAAACAGAGTTATCAATTGATTTTGTTCACAGGCCTGGAAGGTTGTCCAATACTAAATACTGTAATTTGCATGTTCATGATTTGCTCTATTCAGAGTTTAactgttgttgctgttactgttttgagagctggaagggacattagagatcacatagtccaacctcctcattttataattgaaactgaagcccaagggaGAAGTGACTATTCCCAGataaggacttgagttcaaacctgctGGCATTCCAAAGGTGGGGCAGAACTTTAGGAAAAGCTCAGTGGCATATTTGTGGGAAAATTGTCTGTTCCTTTAGCTATTATAGCATTTTAGGATTCTACTTGACCCACTGCTGTTAGTGCTACAGAAGAAGAAGTCATTGGAATAGCTTTCTTTCTTCTGCTTTAAagcctttgtctttttctttccccattgaATTTTACCCATCCTTTGAGGCCCAGCTCAAGACATACCATCCTCAAGCAGCCTCTTCTGATTGCTCCAGGATGAACTGATCTTGATCTTCTGTGGTGCTTACAACCAATATTTAGCCCTTGGTTACTAGATGCCCTTCATGGTGGGCTCTCTGAGCTCTTCCCACTGATGGGCTCTAAGCAAAGGCTAGGCAATTTCTTGATGGGACATTATAGCTCTTATGTGAAGAAGTCACCTAattcaaaccctttattttagagaagagaaaactgaggccctgagaccTTAAGTGGCTTGACCATAGCTTACTACACAGGTAGTGggtagcaaagtcaggatttgaaccctggtcctctgaatTTAGATTTAGTGTCTTTGCTCTTATACCACATTGTTTCACTGCacctacgtggtgcagtggatagagtgctctgCCTGGAAGACTTTTCTCCATGAGTTCAATTCTGCCCtcacacactagctgtatgaccctgggcaagtcatttgaccctgtttgcctcaggttccccatctgtaaaatgagctggagaaggaaatgacaaaccactccagtatctttgcaaagaaaacctcaaataggattGTAAGGAGtaggacatgactggaaaaaaaaaaatgactgtacTAGAACAACTAGTTGATTAACATATCCTGTAAATTTTGTCTCCTTTTCAAGACTGTAAATTTCTGGGGCACAGGCATAGTATGTGTCAACTATGTCCATGCCTAGGACAATAGTAGAGTCAGTACAGCTGTTCTATGCATATTATTATGAAAGCTGTTTTGGGGGCAGTTCTTATGACCCATCTTCCCTCTTTTGGGTTTAGAGCAATAGtattgggggggaggcaggcgCTAGTGAGCAGAGGTGTGGAAAGGGAGCCCCGGggtaaaggaaggaggaggggactAGTGATGCAACAACCTACTCTCTATGTTCCTTGTAGCTTTTGGTGTGGAGATTGTATGTATTTTCTTTGGCTCTGTgttatgttttatatttctcAGTAGTTAATGATTCATTTTCCTACCTGGGCCTTGGAATAGAAATTTCTAAACTTGGTTTGATGGTACCCTTGGGTGTTTTAAGATGTCTAGTGAGATGTTGTGAAATTCTCCAAaacaaaattctctaaatcactttaattttaaaagtaaataaataccaCAAAGTTATTTGTGAGTGgagtaggggaagggagagagagtatGTGAATTTGTGTGACTTGTGTAAAATATATGCATGGATGTTTTTGTGAAGAAATCAAGCTAAAATGACAGGGCTATTAGATTACAAGCTCTTTATCTTATTTATCTCCCAAATTCCATAGAGTCTAGCCCAGTGCCTTATAACTAGTAGAtattaataaatttctttttttttttgaatgaatgaagtcaTGAATGCATGAGTAAGTGAATAAAATGATACAAATCTCAAAAAATTTGAGAATTGGGGCTTTATGTAAAAATCAATCTATTATATTACAGTAATGGGGTGAAGTGGGGTACAAaatcatacacatatgtgtgtggggatgggatggggtggAGACAGTTCCATTAACAGTCAAACTGTCTGATTTGTTTGAATATTTCCTCAGTTCTGTTTATTTCAAGTAGTTGGGTGACCAGGAGAGAAGTGGTAAATTAATGTACCCAGAGCTTAGTCTGCTATAGTTGTAGTATGCTGGGGTTTCCTGATCTCTGATATCGGTATGCCTGAGAGAATAGAGAAGGGCAAAGAAAATGGTGTCAAGTACCCAACTACTGGTGAGCTGGAAATGGTTTGTACTGTTTAgagagagtcaattgttaaattttcagttcgaacatttatatcttggaaattgGCAAGTGATGCAAATTAGGGCTTCATTTGTTCTTTTGAtggtttagacttaagaaagtaatggaaataatgatgatgatgatgattcccccccccccccactagttGTTGAACATTTATCAGTACAACTCTGGAAGCAGCCATTATTGATCTTGCTATACCATGCCATTTTTGCCGATCCCTGTGGTTTTCACTGTATCCAAGTCCTCAAGTTACTCACAGCATGGTCTGGCACATAAGACTTCACCAGGAATGCACATAACCCAAGAGATCACAGAGACACACAAGCAAAGACACAACTGAGTCCCATGTTCCCAAGGGTTTTATCTTTGGTCCTATCCCTTATTGGCTCTGGAATACTGAatctaattagagaaatgtttaATGGAAATAAATGTGAGTCTTACAAATCGACTTTACAAGTATAAGACAAGGTGGATGGAGCTAGACAGCAAAGATCTGCAACCTCAATGAATCAACAATGTTGATCCAATATGGAAGCCAAGGAAGTTATTGTGATTTTAGATTATATTAGGATAGGCTTTGTAGACTGTaggtcagaggtgtcaaactcaggaGGTGAAAACTCCTGAGTGAAacccaaacaagattaaaatgtaattgggaaatgtttaacaaaataaataatgcaatgcaacatagataatgttaatttctgattttctaagtcagtaagTGGCCTGCAGggattgtttatatttatttgacACCAGAGTCTTATGCCAAATGCAAGTTCCAAATGGATACTTGACTTAAACTTTAAACGATACATTATAAAAACTTAGAGAAAATTGGAAGGCAAGTACTTGTAGAACTAGGGTAAGAATTtgtttgaaatttaattttattaaagggaaaatgacctatttctacaaaaatatttatagcagctctttttgtggtggataagaattggaaatcaaaggggtgcccatcaattggggaatggctaaacaagctgtggtatatgatcgtgatggaatatttttgtactataagaaatgactatcaggataatttcagaaagacctggaaagacttacatgaactgatgcatagtgaagtgaccagaaccaggagaacactgtacacagtaacagcaatatgttcaatgaagaactatgaatgatttaactattcttagtaatacaatgatccaagacaatcccataggactaatgttgaagcatactatctgcctctagagaaagaactgatattatttgaatacaaattgaagtatgctagtttcactttctttcatttttttcttttatttgagtcttcttggataaaatgactaatatggaaatattttacattaaaaatttcattatttttttcaactaacaagcatttattttcccttcctccctgagCCCCCCTACTATATGAACAATAACAATCAAAAAGCTAAAACCCTCTTAACAAATGTGCAAAGTCTAGTGAAGCAAATGTCAAGGGAAGAATTTTAAGCAAACAAGGGATAGGGGTGATGTTCCAAAGAGGGAAATTTAGGTATAATGTGAAGAAAAGTTTAACAATTATGGCTATCCAAAATTGAGTTGTGCAGCTCTGGGAGGTATTGAGTTTCCTTTCACTGCGGTTCTTCAAGCAAAGTCCGGATGACCACTTGTCACAGGTGTTGTAGGGGGAATTCTTGTTAAAGTATGAATTGGATTCAGTAGTTTCAGAAGTCCCTTCCAAGTTTGAGAAATGATTATCTGAACCCTGCCTCTTTCCCCACTTAGGGATGGCTACAACTAGAGGGTGATACTATAAGTCTGGAGTGTATGACTATATCTGTAAATGAGTATACTGACTGCCTTGACTTGCTTGAGCTCCCCAATTATCCAGATAACTGAGAAGAGCTGTATGAAGACTGGTTGTATTGACTAAGAAGCATAATTGCTTGAAATACCAATAATCCTTTGTAGTTACTGAGAATAAACCTAGCTGAACATGCAGAAAATCAGCAACTCTAAAGCCAATTAAGCTCATGCCAGCTTTGAAGCAGACCCTGAGCCATTTGGTGTGTCAAGAGACATCCCAAACTTTAAAGACTTACCTGTGAgattattaaaaatatgagagacatagtttctgggtagtttaatcattttattaataaggctggcaggttattaataaaaggatggccatttggctgtctctctcagaccaaagacagtCATGGTGGTAGGGTTCCCAGCTTATATACTTTTGAAACAGAGGTGGTTCATCAAAGAATAATCAAACCTAATTGATTAATGTAATTGGATATAGGctgtattaaaatgaagggctatacaTGACCACATTGATAGATTGGGCTATcaattaaaaagaatatatactcTTTTCATTGGGTGGACTAAGTGACCCCTCCCTGAACAAAG is part of the Dromiciops gliroides isolate mDroGli1 chromosome 4, mDroGli1.pri, whole genome shotgun sequence genome and encodes:
- the DUSP23 gene encoding dual specificity protein phosphatase 23; translated protein: MGSEPPNFSWVLPGRLAGLALPRLPSHYQFLWTQGVRHLVSLTERWPPHSDTCPGLTVHRLRIPDFCPPAPEQIDRFVRLVDEANARGEAVGVHCALGFGRTGTMLACYLVKEKGLAGGEAVAEIRRLRPGSIETHEQEKAVFQFYQRTK